From a single Bacillus pseudomycoides DSM 12442 genomic region:
- a CDS encoding MarR family winged helix-turn-helix transcriptional regulator has translation MESREWERIVDHLLSLVPLFYRKFMLPGEFSSQRHMPPSHTQVLLLLHERGTLAVSEIGRRLAISRPNMTPLLNKLIQEELIERHYSEKDRRVILISLTLEGKSSVSQYQQFILDKLKENFQTLSESDREQLIHSLQTIQNLILKTNV, from the coding sequence ATGGAATCACGCGAATGGGAACGTATTGTTGATCATCTTCTTTCGTTAGTGCCTCTTTTTTATCGCAAATTTATGCTTCCTGGAGAGTTTTCTTCACAAAGGCACATGCCACCGTCACATACACAGGTGTTACTGCTATTGCATGAACGTGGCACATTAGCAGTGTCAGAAATCGGAAGGCGATTAGCGATTTCAAGGCCCAACATGACACCTCTATTAAATAAATTGATTCAAGAAGAACTTATAGAGCGTCATTACAGCGAAAAAGATCGACGAGTCATTTTAATTTCTCTAACACTAGAAGGGAAATCGTCAGTAAGTCAATATCAACAATTCATTTTAGACAAACTAAAAGAAAACTTTCAAACATTATCGGAAAGCGATCGTGAACAACTCATTCACTCGCTTCAAACAATTCAAAATTTAATTTTGAAAACAAACGTATAA
- a CDS encoding DUF2062 domain-containing protein, with product MQIGKKTYSFFQRIWRVLKFHYYKLLRSPEGAKKVSRGFAIGFALEMLVIYTASLVYLIFYPIVRLAKGSFPAAVIGNIIGKISFLPVILFPFAYALGKTLYPFEIKVIQHKPYTISDLFSSNIFIMLKSLLQSEVYVLIGMTIFGGVFGVISYFVVHYLYEKNRKLRLKKRKKRAREPLVQI from the coding sequence GTGCAAATAGGTAAAAAAACATATTCATTTTTTCAACGTATTTGGAGAGTGCTTAAATTTCATTATTATAAGTTGCTCCGGTCGCCAGAAGGAGCGAAGAAAGTGTCACGTGGATTTGCGATTGGATTTGCTTTGGAAATGTTGGTGATTTATACAGCGTCACTTGTTTATCTTATTTTTTATCCAATTGTACGCTTAGCAAAGGGATCTTTTCCAGCAGCGGTTATTGGTAATATTATCGGAAAAATATCATTTCTTCCGGTAATTTTGTTTCCGTTTGCGTATGCATTAGGGAAAACTTTATATCCATTTGAAATAAAGGTAATTCAGCATAAACCATATACAATATCTGATCTTTTCTCGAGTAATATTTTTATTATGTTAAAGAGCTTATTACAGAGTGAAGTATATGTATTAATTGGGATGACAATTTTCGGGGGTGTATTTGGAGTAATATCTTATTTTGTTGTGCATTATTTATATGAAAAGAACCGTAAGTTACGTTTGAAAAAAAGAAAAAAACGCGCGAGAGAACCACTTGTACAAATATAA
- the argF gene encoding ornithine carbamoyltransferase, translating into MSTIQVPKLQTKDLLTLEELTQEEIIALIEFAMYLKKEKHEPLLEGKILGLIFDKHSTRTRVSFEAGMVQLGGHGMFLSGKEMQLGRGESVSDTAKVLSHYIDGIMIRTFSHADVEELAKEASIPVINGLTDDHHPCQALADLMTIYEEVHTFKGIKLAYLGDGNNVCHSLLLASAKVGMHMTVATPPGYEPNEQIVKRALEIANETGANIEVLNDPELAVKGADFIYTDVWMSMGQEDTEGKYQLFQPFQVNEKLVQHAKATYRFLHCLPAHREEEVTGEIIDGSHSVVFAQAGNRLHAQKALLVSLLQNIKKPS; encoded by the coding sequence ATGTCAACTATACAAGTACCGAAATTACAAACGAAAGATCTTTTAACATTAGAAGAACTGACGCAAGAGGAGATAATTGCGCTAATTGAATTTGCAATGTATTTAAAAAAAGAGAAGCATGAACCTTTATTAGAAGGGAAAATATTAGGGTTAATTTTTGATAAACATTCAACTCGTACGCGTGTTTCTTTCGAAGCAGGAATGGTACAACTCGGTGGACATGGAATGTTTCTAAGTGGAAAAGAAATGCAACTTGGCAGAGGAGAAAGTGTTTCAGACACAGCAAAAGTATTATCTCATTATATTGATGGAATTATGATTCGTACATTCTCGCACGCAGATGTAGAGGAGCTTGCGAAAGAAGCAAGTATTCCTGTTATTAATGGATTGACAGATGATCATCATCCGTGTCAGGCATTAGCTGATTTGATGACAATTTATGAAGAAGTTCATACATTTAAAGGGATTAAACTTGCTTACCTAGGGGATGGAAATAATGTATGTCACTCTTTACTGCTAGCAAGTGCAAAAGTCGGTATGCATATGACAGTGGCGACTCCCCCGGGGTATGAACCGAATGAACAAATTGTAAAGCGTGCACTAGAAATTGCAAATGAGACGGGAGCAAATATTGAAGTTTTGAATGATCCGGAGTTGGCAGTGAAAGGTGCTGACTTTATCTATACCGATGTTTGGATGAGCATGGGGCAAGAAGATACGGAAGGGAAATACCAATTATTTCAACCGTTTCAAGTGAACGAAAAACTTGTTCAGCATGCGAAAGCAACGTATCGCTTCTTACATTGTTTACCCGCTCATCGTGAAGAGGAAGTAACAGGAGAAATTATAGATGGATCGCATTCTGTTGTCTTTGCGCAAGCAGGGAATCGATTGCACGCTCAAAAAGCATTATTGGTAAGTCTACTTCAAAACATCAAAAAACCTTCCTAA
- a CDS encoding acetylornithine transaminase encodes MSSHIFPTYGRRSVEIVQGTGTKVIDESGEKYLDFTSGIAVCNLGHCHPVLVEAVKKQLQEIWHISNLFPHKAQEKVAELLTEGRELDYVFFCNSGAEANEAALKLARKHTGKSLVLTFQQSFHGRTFGTMSATGQEKVKKGFGPLLPSFSHILFNDIAALRETMNEEVAAVMVEVVQGEGGVLPADISFLQEIEKLCRQYGALYIIDEVQTGMGRTGTLFAYEQTGTSPDIVTAAKALGNGIPVGAMLGKKELMTAFSAGTHGSTFGGNYIAMTAAKEVLQIIKQPSFLQEVKEKGEYFLQKLKKELLDVEWITNIRGRGLMIGVVCKCDVTFIIEQLEKEGLLVLQAGTNVLRLLPPLIVTNEEIDEAVNMIKRVICTQKSPIL; translated from the coding sequence ATGAGTAGTCATATATTTCCGACATATGGGAGACGCAGTGTTGAAATTGTTCAAGGAACCGGAACAAAAGTGATAGATGAAAGTGGGGAAAAGTATTTAGATTTTACTTCTGGAATTGCTGTATGTAATTTAGGACATTGTCATCCTGTACTTGTAGAAGCAGTAAAAAAGCAATTACAGGAAATTTGGCATATATCAAATCTTTTTCCGCACAAGGCACAAGAAAAGGTAGCTGAATTGCTAACAGAGGGGCGTGAGTTAGATTACGTGTTTTTTTGTAATAGCGGGGCAGAAGCCAATGAAGCAGCGCTTAAACTAGCGCGGAAGCATACGGGGAAATCTCTTGTTTTAACATTTCAGCAATCTTTCCATGGAAGAACATTTGGAACGATGAGCGCAACGGGGCAAGAGAAAGTAAAAAAGGGATTTGGTCCACTTCTTCCATCTTTTTCACATATTCTCTTTAATGATATAGCCGCGCTCAGGGAGACAATGAATGAAGAAGTAGCTGCAGTTATGGTGGAAGTTGTTCAAGGTGAGGGTGGCGTCTTACCTGCTGATATTTCCTTTTTGCAAGAGATTGAGAAGTTATGTAGACAATATGGTGCTCTTTATATAATCGACGAGGTGCAAACGGGTATGGGAAGAACGGGAACGTTGTTTGCTTATGAACAGACCGGAACATCCCCAGATATCGTTACAGCGGCAAAGGCGCTTGGAAATGGGATCCCGGTTGGGGCAATGCTTGGAAAGAAAGAGCTTATGACTGCTTTTTCAGCGGGGACTCATGGTTCAACATTTGGCGGAAATTACATTGCAATGACAGCAGCAAAAGAAGTACTACAAATTATAAAACAACCTTCATTTTTACAAGAAGTAAAAGAAAAGGGAGAATACTTCCTGCAAAAATTAAAGAAAGAATTACTTGATGTTGAATGGATTACTAATATTCGAGGGAGAGGACTTATGATTGGAGTCGTTTGTAAGTGTGACGTCACATTCATTATAGAACAGTTAGAAAAAGAGGGGCTTCTTGTATTGCAAGCTGGAACAAATGTTTTGCGACTTTTACCACCACTCATTGTAACGAATGAAGAAATAGACGAAGCAGTAAATATGATAAAAAGAGTGATTTGTACACAAAAATCACCAATATTATAA
- the argB gene encoding acetylglutamate kinase: MSEYIVVKCGGSMLERLEHVFFECIEQLKKKYQVIVVHGGGAEIDAKLKRFNIPIEKKNGLRVTTKEVMNVVQMVLCGSTNKKMVMNFQKHGLHAIGISGCDGKLLQVQPFDEDIGYVGEVSGVETSLLKGLLDLNYIPVIAPIGVRGNQVYNINADTAAAGIAAALGAKELIFITDVDGILFEGKLLTKADEAEILRLIEKEIITGGMIPKVQAALTSIQMGVEHVSIVNGTKHFVGTSGEWVGTTVTKGVNIV; this comes from the coding sequence ATGAGCGAGTATATCGTAGTAAAATGCGGTGGTAGTATGCTAGAACGTTTAGAACATGTGTTTTTTGAATGTATAGAGCAGCTGAAGAAAAAATATCAAGTTATTGTTGTTCATGGCGGTGGAGCAGAAATTGATGCAAAGCTAAAGCGATTTAATATTCCAATTGAAAAGAAGAATGGATTACGTGTGACGACAAAAGAAGTGATGAATGTTGTTCAAATGGTTTTATGCGGAAGCACGAATAAAAAAATGGTGATGAATTTTCAAAAGCATGGCTTGCATGCAATCGGAATCTCTGGTTGTGATGGGAAATTACTTCAAGTTCAGCCTTTTGATGAGGATATTGGATATGTTGGTGAAGTTAGCGGTGTAGAGACTTCACTATTAAAAGGGTTACTAGATTTGAATTATATTCCGGTTATTGCTCCAATTGGGGTAAGAGGAAACCAGGTTTATAACATAAATGCAGATACAGCCGCAGCCGGAATTGCAGCTGCGCTGGGGGCGAAAGAACTTATTTTTATTACGGATGTAGATGGGATATTGTTCGAAGGGAAGTTGTTAACGAAAGCGGATGAAGCTGAGATCCTACGTCTGATAGAAAAAGAAATTATTACAGGGGGGATGATTCCGAAAGTGCAGGCTGCTCTCACCTCAATACAGATGGGAGTCGAGCATGTCAGCATTGTAAATGGTACAAAACATTTTGTAGGAACATCAGGGGAGTGGGTTGGAACGACGGTAACAAAAGGGGTGAATATCGTATGA
- the argJ gene encoding bifunctional glutamate N-acetyltransferase/amino-acid acetyltransferase ArgJ produces the protein MIGTDSIIKVASGSIVTPKGFAAIGTQVGLKKGKKDMGAIVCDVPANCGAVYTTNQFQAAPVQVTKESIAVEGKLQAIVVNSGNANACTGVQGLQDAYEMKTLAAKQFQLKENHVAVASTGVIGVSLPMEAIRTGISYLVPSKEKEKAASFYEAILTTDLVIKQSCYQFMIEGKEVTIAGAAKGSGMIHPNMATMLSFITTDVNIEQEALQLALSQVTNHTFNQITVDGDTSTNDMVVVMASGLSGTTAIYTNHTEWEKFMFALQKVCEDLAKQIAKDGEGATKLVEVNVYGARTVEEGNKIAKQIVGSSLVKTAMYGEDANWGRIISAIGQSGVVIDPIAVDIAVQSIPVLQSSEPQAFSQEEMKQKLKESEIVIDAHLHLGGEKGRAWGCDLSYDYVKINACYRT, from the coding sequence ATGATTGGAACAGATTCTATTATAAAAGTTGCAAGTGGATCAATTGTAACGCCAAAAGGTTTTGCAGCGATTGGTACCCAGGTTGGGTTGAAAAAAGGGAAAAAAGATATGGGAGCAATTGTTTGTGATGTTCCTGCTAATTGCGGAGCTGTTTATACAACAAATCAATTTCAAGCTGCGCCAGTACAAGTTACAAAAGAAAGTATAGCTGTGGAAGGAAAGCTACAAGCAATTGTTGTAAATAGCGGAAATGCAAATGCATGTACAGGTGTACAGGGGTTACAAGATGCGTATGAAATGAAAACGTTGGCTGCGAAACAATTCCAGCTAAAAGAAAATCATGTAGCAGTTGCTTCAACAGGTGTCATTGGAGTTTCTTTACCAATGGAAGCAATTCGTACTGGTATTTCCTATCTCGTACCATCGAAAGAAAAAGAGAAGGCAGCTTCCTTTTATGAAGCGATATTAACAACGGATCTTGTTATAAAGCAATCATGTTATCAGTTTATGATTGAAGGAAAAGAAGTGACGATTGCAGGGGCAGCAAAAGGTTCTGGTATGATTCATCCGAATATGGCAACGATGCTTAGCTTTATTACAACAGATGTAAATATAGAACAAGAAGCACTCCAGCTAGCATTATCACAAGTTACGAATCATACATTTAATCAAATTACTGTGGACGGTGATACATCTACAAATGATATGGTCGTTGTAATGGCAAGTGGGTTATCAGGAACAACTGCTATTTATACGAATCATACGGAGTGGGAGAAGTTTATGTTTGCTTTGCAAAAGGTATGTGAGGACTTAGCGAAGCAAATTGCTAAAGATGGTGAAGGTGCTACTAAGTTAGTTGAAGTAAATGTATACGGAGCACGAACAGTAGAAGAAGGGAATAAGATTGCGAAACAAATTGTTGGCTCAAGTCTTGTGAAAACTGCAATGTATGGTGAAGATGCAAATTGGGGCCGCATTATTAGTGCGATTGGTCAAAGTGGAGTTGTTATTGATCCTATCGCTGTTGATATTGCTGTTCAGTCTATTCCTGTTTTACAAAGCAGCGAGCCACAAGCGTTTTCTCAAGAGGAAATGAAACAAAAATTAAAGGAATCTGAAATTGTTATTGATGCTCATTTGCACCTTGGAGGAGAGAAAGGAAGAGCTTGGGGCTGCGACTTAAGCTATGACTATGTGAAAATAAATGCTTGTTATCGTACGTAA
- the argC gene encoding N-acetyl-gamma-glutamyl-phosphate reductase — MKVAIIGATGYGGIELIRLLHHHPYFSITSVHSFSQVGERITNVYPHLQNFIVHTLQEIDVDVIAKEASIVFLATPAGVSAELTPRLLASGLKVIDLSGDFRMLNPCTYETWYKRPAAKEEILQKAVYGLSEWKKLAIKETELVANPGCFATAALLAAAPLMRGGMIEEDSLIIDAKSGVSGAGKTPATMTHFPELYDNFHIYKVNEHQHVPEIEQMLGEWNKQAKPITFSTHLIPISRGIMVTLYAKAKRDIHAQILEKLYEETYCHAPFVRIRSKGEFPSPKEVRGSNYCDIGAAYDERTGRITVVSVIDNMMKGAAGQAIQNANLLVGLEETAGLQYMPLYP; from the coding sequence ATGAAAGTCGCGATTATTGGAGCAACTGGATATGGAGGAATTGAGTTAATAAGGTTGTTACATCATCATCCATATTTTTCGATTACATCTGTCCATTCTTTTTCACAAGTAGGGGAACGAATAACAAATGTATATCCGCACTTACAAAATTTTATTGTCCATACGTTACAAGAAATCGACGTGGATGTAATAGCGAAGGAGGCTAGTATTGTATTTTTAGCGACACCAGCAGGGGTTTCGGCGGAGCTGACGCCACGCTTGCTAGCGTCTGGTTTAAAAGTTATTGATTTATCAGGTGATTTCCGTATGTTGAATCCTTGTACATATGAAACATGGTATAAAAGGCCTGCTGCAAAGGAAGAAATTCTTCAAAAGGCAGTGTATGGATTAAGTGAATGGAAAAAGTTAGCTATTAAAGAAACGGAATTGGTTGCAAATCCAGGATGTTTTGCAACAGCGGCACTGCTAGCAGCTGCGCCATTAATGCGGGGCGGGATGATAGAGGAAGACTCACTTATTATCGATGCGAAATCAGGGGTGTCAGGAGCGGGAAAAACACCGGCAACAATGACCCATTTTCCAGAGCTGTATGATAATTTCCATATTTATAAAGTGAATGAGCACCAGCATGTTCCAGAGATTGAACAAATGCTTGGTGAGTGGAATAAACAGGCGAAACCAATTACATTTAGTACACATTTAATTCCGATATCGAGAGGGATTATGGTTACTCTCTATGCAAAAGCAAAACGAGATATCCATGCACAGATATTAGAGAAGCTATATGAAGAAACGTATTGTCATGCTCCTTTTGTTCGTATCCGTTCTAAAGGAGAGTTTCCAAGTCCAAAAGAAGTAAGGGGTTCAAATTATTGTGACATTGGAGCGGCTTATGATGAACGAACAGGACGTATTACAGTAGTTTCCGTTATCGACAATATGATGAAAGGAGCGGCTGGGCAAGCAATTCAAAATGCAAACTTATTAGTAGGTCTGGAGGAAACGGCGGGATTACAATATATGCCGCTCTATCCATAA
- a CDS encoding YqzH family protein: MNEKLIEKMLIKSFRQYQCKPISKEDRETLIQSVQTTIGSEPNIDVYEAIEDIVYEYITGK, from the coding sequence ATGAATGAAAAATTAATTGAAAAGATGTTGATAAAAAGTTTTCGGCAATATCAATGTAAACCTATTTCAAAAGAGGATCGGGAAACTTTAATTCAAAGTGTCCAAACAACCATTGGTTCGGAACCTAATATCGATGTATATGAAGCAATTGAGGATATTGTTTATGAATATATTACGGGAAAATAA
- a CDS encoding SDR family NAD(P)-dependent oxidoreductase: MTGRLQEKVIVITGASSGIGEQVAMQVAAQGAIPVLIARTEEKLRVLAGKIKATYNTPCYYYVLDVSEEAEIDTVFARILKDAGQIDILVNNAGFGIFKTFEEASMTEVKDMFQVNVFGLVACTKAVLPHMLERNSGQIINIASLAGKIATPKSSAYAASKHAVLGFTNSLRMELSNTNIHVTAINPGPIDTNFFDIADQSGTYVKNMGRYMLKPTYVAEQIVKVMQTKKREVNLPKWMSVGPKLFALFPGFFERIAGKSLSKK, encoded by the coding sequence ATGACGGGACGTTTACAAGAAAAAGTAATCGTCATTACAGGAGCTTCTAGTGGAATTGGAGAACAAGTTGCGATGCAAGTTGCAGCGCAAGGCGCGATTCCTGTATTAATAGCGCGGACAGAAGAAAAACTACGAGTATTAGCTGGAAAGATTAAAGCGACTTACAATACGCCTTGCTATTATTACGTATTAGATGTAAGTGAAGAAGCAGAGATCGATACTGTTTTTGCAAGAATATTAAAGGATGCAGGGCAGATTGATATATTGGTAAACAATGCTGGTTTTGGTATTTTCAAAACGTTTGAAGAAGCGTCCATGACTGAAGTGAAAGATATGTTTCAGGTCAATGTATTTGGATTAGTAGCTTGTACGAAAGCAGTATTACCTCATATGTTAGAGAGAAATAGTGGACAAATCATTAATATTGCTTCGTTAGCAGGGAAAATTGCAACGCCAAAATCTAGTGCGTATGCAGCAAGCAAACATGCGGTATTAGGATTTACGAATAGCTTACGCATGGAGCTCTCAAATACAAATATTCATGTAACAGCGATTAATCCAGGGCCAATTGACACAAACTTTTTTGATATTGCTGATCAATCAGGTACATATGTAAAAAATATGGGACGTTACATGTTAAAGCCAACATACGTAGCAGAGCAAATTGTAAAAGTGATGCAAACGAAAAAGCGTGAAGTGAATTTGCCAAAATGGATGAGTGTTGGGCCAAAACTTTTTGCGTTATTTCCAGGTTTTTTTGAACGTATAGCAGGTAAATCATTAAGTAAAAAATAG
- a CDS encoding MBL fold metallo-hydrolase encodes MVAIHRMEIPVPFAVETVNVFLVKGESLTLIDTGTNTKEARAALEKQLRTLGYRIEDIETVVITHHHADHCGLLNTFSEKTNIVGHPWNEPWITQDSQFLKHYQQFFKEAALQFGVPEAFLKNEALLTTKTLKYSCNRSLTHTVREGDSIESLPEFTVIETPGHASTHISLYRERDGLLIGGDALISHISSNPILEPPYEGQTERAQPLLQYNQTLKRLSNMKISRILSGHGEDIVNVKELIEGRLQKQETRAFKVLELLKEKPMTAFEVCVKLFPVLYKEQLPLTISETVGQLDFLAYNQQVMIDESSPQLIYYAK; translated from the coding sequence ATGGTAGCAATTCATCGAATGGAGATTCCTGTTCCATTTGCAGTTGAGACAGTTAATGTGTTTTTAGTAAAGGGAGAATCATTAACATTAATTGATACAGGGACAAATACAAAAGAGGCCAGGGCAGCATTAGAAAAACAATTAAGGACTTTAGGATATAGGATAGAAGACATTGAAACAGTAGTGATTACACACCATCATGCTGATCATTGTGGACTTTTAAATACATTTTCTGAGAAGACAAATATTGTGGGCCATCCTTGGAATGAGCCGTGGATTACGCAGGATTCTCAATTTTTGAAACATTATCAACAATTTTTTAAAGAAGCCGCATTACAGTTCGGAGTTCCAGAAGCATTTTTGAAGAATGAAGCATTACTTACGACGAAAACACTTAAATATTCTTGTAATAGATCGTTAACACATACTGTACGAGAGGGAGACAGTATTGAATCGTTACCGGAGTTTACAGTTATTGAAACACCTGGGCATGCTTCGACTCATATTTCGTTATACAGGGAGCGTGATGGACTATTAATTGGTGGGGATGCTTTAATCAGTCATATTTCCTCCAATCCGATACTAGAACCGCCATATGAAGGACAGACAGAGCGAGCGCAACCTTTACTACAATATAATCAAACATTAAAACGTTTAAGTAACATGAAGATTTCACGCATTTTATCAGGTCATGGAGAAGACATTGTGAATGTGAAAGAGCTGATAGAGGGAAGATTGCAAAAACAAGAAACACGTGCTTTCAAAGTGTTAGAATTATTAAAAGAAAAACCGATGACAGCCTTCGAAGTATGTGTGAAATTATTTCCTGTATTATATAAAGAACAATTGCCACTTACGATTTCGGAAACAGTTGGACAATTGGACTTTTTAGCATATAATCAACAAGTGATGATTGATGAATCGTCGCCACAATTGATTTATTATGCAAAGTAG
- the proI gene encoding pyrroline-5-carboxylate reductase ProI: MSIQNISFLGAGSIAEAIIAGLLDAKVVTGEQITVSNRSNETRLQELHTKYGVKGTHNKEELLAHADIIFLAMKPKDVAEALQPIKKYITNNQLVISLLAGVSTSSITSLLQKNVPIIRAMPNTSAAILKSATAISPSLHTTEQHIYIAKSLFETIGLVSVVEEEHMHAVTALSGSGPAYVYYVVEAMEEAAKQIGLEESVAKSLILQTMIGAAEMLKANTKHPSILRKEITSPGGTTEAGIEVLQSFNFQQALVACITQATKRSHELGKTLEQLTNEK; this comes from the coding sequence ATGTCTATTCAAAATATTTCCTTTCTAGGTGCCGGATCTATAGCTGAAGCAATCATCGCCGGTTTATTAGATGCGAAGGTTGTAACGGGTGAACAAATTACAGTAAGTAACCGCTCAAATGAAACAAGATTACAGGAATTACATACAAAATACGGTGTCAAAGGAACACATAACAAAGAAGAACTACTTGCTCATGCGGATATTATTTTCCTTGCAATGAAGCCAAAAGACGTCGCAGAAGCACTTCAACCTATAAAAAAATATATAACGAATAATCAACTCGTTATTTCATTATTAGCAGGTGTTTCTACAAGTTCTATTACAAGCCTGCTTCAAAAAAATGTTCCGATTATCCGAGCAATGCCAAATACATCAGCCGCTATTTTAAAATCAGCCACAGCTATTTCTCCATCCTTGCATACAACAGAGCAGCACATTTACATTGCTAAATCTTTATTTGAAACAATTGGCCTTGTTTCAGTGGTGGAAGAAGAACATATGCATGCTGTTACTGCACTATCTGGGAGTGGCCCTGCGTACGTGTATTACGTAGTTGAAGCAATGGAAGAAGCCGCAAAACAGATCGGCTTAGAAGAGTCTGTGGCTAAATCACTTATTTTACAAACAATGATCGGTGCCGCTGAAATGCTTAAAGCTAATACTAAGCACCCTTCTATCTTACGAAAAGAAATCACCTCTCCTGGTGGAACGACAGAAGCTGGGATCGAGGTTCTTCAAAGTTTTAATTTTCAACAAGCACTCGTCGCATGTATTACACAAGCTACAAAACGATCACATGAACTTGGAAAAACATTAGAACAATTAACAAACGAAAAATAA